Within Sphingobium sp. SCG-1, the genomic segment ACGACATATCTAGGCACGGCAAATCAGCCAGGTGCCCGCGTCAAACTGATGGAGGCTTGGGGGAGCTATTGCGTCAGTCGTTCATAAAGCTAGAAACGCGCGGAAACAATCTGCCCAATTAACAACTCCGTCGATGCGGAATTGACTGGTGGAAATGTAAGGTTTGCAGCGTCGATAGTCCGGATAGCAGACATACGCATCGCGTCGCGGTCGACCCTTTGTCGCCATTCAGCCGCCAATTTTACGTTCCTAGATGCGGTCCGTCCGCTAACCGGCAGGTCGCGACCAGAGCCGGTCATTCACATCCGCGTCGATGAACGTCTTGTCCTGACGGAAGCTGTCGCTCGGACTGATCGGCTGCACATTGGCTCTGGGTGGATCGGCCTTATGGGCCGTTTCGCTCCTAAGGGGGCGATTCCGCAGGGCGAACATTCTTCAACCTGCGGAGTAGTTACCCTTAGAGCAGAAAGTCGCTTCGCGTTAGCGCACCCACGCCCCTTAGCTGGATCGCAAAGTCAGCCAGACCATCACCGTTGACGTCTCCTTCTACGATGGCATCGCCATTGGTAACCGAATAACGCAGTAATTCCGCGATCATCGGCCTCCGTCGGGTCGGTAAAGGTATGGCAGCTTTCCACCTCGGCGCAAGGTTTCCAAATCAGGCCAGAGTGTTGCCGTCACCAGTTCGACATTCATCATGATGTACGCCACACGGCCATTGCCATCGACGAACGGATGCACCTTCCGACACTAGACACATCAGGAATACTGCGCGCAAACGGCGCATCGCGCGCCGCCCATCTTCGACGCCGCAGCTTCTGTAGAGCAGTCATCAGCCAGCGAAGCGGCGTACGCTTGGAACAACCCTGACTTCCAACCAATGTTCCGGTAGGTCCATAATGGCTGTCAGTACTCGACAATGGATGATTCAGCTGCAATGGCCGAATTAGATAACCGACCCGCATGCTTAAGGTTCGGTTAAGATAATTCGGAGTGATGAGATGCCTAATGTGACCTTTCTGACGACAGGCAATGACACGGTGTTGCCTTTGGATGGTGATCAGGTTGTTGCAGCGACTTCGGCGACGCTGACGGCAATGACCATGACCTACGACGGTACGACAACACGCTACTTTGGTGACCAGCTCGATGGCGGAGCTGGTTATGATGTTCTTTCGCTTACCGGTTCGGGCAACTTCAACCTGTCCACGCTGCTCCAGTTCACCGGCTTTGAAGAGGTGCGACTGACCAACGCCACGTCCAGCGCTGCCAGCCTGACCTTGCGGGACGGGGTGGACATCACCGTCACATTGAGCGACGGCACTGCGCCTTCGACCGGCAGCTACCCTTCGACAGGCGGTATCAGCGTGGCACTCGGCACGGGCCGTGTCACGCTTCAAGGCGGTAACGAGAGCGACACTATCTCCGCTTCGGCCGCAGGCAAGCTGCGGGCAGGCAGCATCATCGATGGCGGCGTTGGCTATGACACGCTGAACCTGTCCTATGATTACAGTCAGTCAAACGGCTCGTCTCAAATCGATCCGGCGACTGGCAACATCATCTATGTGCCGCCTGTGTACCGCGACACGGTGTACGACCTGACCAGCATCAGCCTGAGCCACATGGAGGCATTGAACTTGTCGGGCAACTCGGGCGGCGGGTATGGCAACACCTCGACGGTCGCCAAGGTCGATACCGCCGCACTGGCCGGTATAACCCAGATATATGCGTTTGGCG encodes:
- a CDS encoding Fic family protein produces the protein MHPFVDGNGRVAYIMMNVELVTATLWPDLETLRRGGKLPYLYRPDGGR